From the genome of Geothrix sp. 21YS21S-4, one region includes:
- a CDS encoding HAD family hydrolase, translating into MPLCFDLDGTLGHFSSGFVLLREALGELWGHPPTAEELGRCGGSTDWEIVGELHRMRFDRDLEETAYAAYETACVGRFRAAFGPGGRQAVNYPGILEGMHRLAAWHPVWLVSGNAPDLLAFKADVLGIDPAIPRLGSVPRHDRAALLQRVLRDCPGPHLYVGDRPHDLAAAQAAGFPFLGVGDAVPGDHLSLPSDADADRVVEAVLAFMRPAETARA; encoded by the coding sequence ATGCCGCTCTGTTTCGACCTCGACGGGACCCTGGGCCACTTCAGCTCGGGCTTCGTCCTGCTGCGCGAAGCTCTGGGCGAACTGTGGGGCCATCCACCCACGGCGGAGGAACTGGGGCGGTGCGGGGGCTCCACGGACTGGGAGATCGTCGGCGAGCTGCACCGGATGCGCTTCGACCGGGACCTGGAAGAGACCGCCTACGCGGCCTATGAAACGGCCTGCGTGGGCCGCTTCCGCGCCGCCTTTGGGCCCGGCGGGCGGCAGGCCGTGAACTATCCCGGCATCCTCGAGGGCATGCACCGCCTGGCCGCTTGGCATCCGGTCTGGCTGGTGTCCGGCAACGCTCCGGACCTCCTGGCCTTCAAGGCGGACGTCCTGGGCATCGACCCGGCCATCCCCCGGCTGGGTTCCGTCCCCCGCCACGACCGCGCGGCCCTCCTCCAGCGGGTCCTCCGGGACTGCCCGGGCCCCCATCTGTACGTCGGGGACCGACCCCACGACCTCGCGGCCGCCCAGGCCGCCGGGTTCCCCTTCCTGGGCGTCGGCGATGCCGTGCCGGGCGACCATCTGAGCCTTCCCAGCGACGCGGATGCGGACCGCGTGGTGGAAGCGGTCCTCGCCTTCATGCGGCCGGCGGAGACGGCGCGGGCCTAG
- a CDS encoding TlpA disulfide reductase family protein: MSDAYVPESRWRTAAAAALVGGGLLLAGWAVVRGMSGGGAGGAEVGADVSRLAFRDVDGNRRTLADYRGKVVLVDVWATWCPPCRRSLPEVADLQKAAGGGYVVLPISVDEGGWSAVKPFLAQNPQLGLTAYLPDGKAGLAPLGEIRGIPASFVVDRRGRLVRTWAGYGEGMAKRAVDEALKLR, encoded by the coding sequence ATGTCCGACGCCTATGTTCCCGAGTCCCGCTGGCGCACGGCCGCCGCGGCCGCGCTGGTGGGGGGAGGGCTGCTTCTGGCGGGCTGGGCGGTGGTGCGGGGAATGTCCGGCGGCGGCGCGGGAGGCGCGGAGGTCGGCGCCGACGTGAGCCGCCTGGCCTTCCGGGACGTGGACGGGAACCGGCGCACCCTGGCGGACTACCGCGGAAAGGTGGTGCTGGTGGACGTCTGGGCCACGTGGTGTCCCCCCTGCCGCAGATCCCTTCCCGAAGTGGCCGATCTCCAGAAAGCGGCCGGCGGCGGCTACGTCGTCCTCCCCATCTCCGTGGACGAGGGCGGCTGGAGCGCGGTGAAACCCTTCCTGGCCCAGAATCCCCAGCTCGGCCTCACGGCCTACCTCCCCGACGGAAAAGCGGGCCTGGCGCCCCTCGGCGAGATCCGGGGCATCCCCGCCAGCTTCGTCGTGGACCGCCGGGGCCGCCTGGTCCGCACTTGGGCCGGGTACGGGGAAGGCATGGCCAAACGGGCCGTGGACGAGGCGTTGAAACTGCGATGA
- a CDS encoding sulfurtransferase, translating to MPLISATDLRDRFSAFRLLDARPAPADYAAGHLPGALHADLNRHLSTATEPGHDPARGGRHPLPSAARFAAQLGAWGIGPDTEVVAYDAAGGSNAAARLWWMLRALGHERIFVLDGGLAAALEAGLTPTVEVPAQEPRPPYPATDWRLPLVDAERVEALSLDPSRKLLDVRAAERWRGENETFDPVAGHIPGSVNLPWTDNLGPDGRFKAPEALRAQYQALLGDIPPEQLAVHCGSGVTACHTLLALEMAGLSGAALYVGSWSEWCRGGRPQSGVSA from the coding sequence ATGCCGCTCATCTCCGCCACCGACCTCCGCGACCGCTTTTCCGCGTTCCGCCTCCTGGACGCCCGCCCGGCTCCCGCCGATTACGCCGCGGGTCACCTTCCCGGCGCCCTGCACGCGGACCTGAACCGCCACCTCAGCACCGCCACCGAGCCCGGCCACGATCCCGCGCGGGGCGGGCGCCATCCCCTGCCTTCCGCCGCCCGCTTCGCGGCCCAGTTGGGCGCGTGGGGCATCGGGCCGGATACGGAAGTCGTGGCCTACGACGCCGCCGGCGGAAGCAACGCCGCGGCGCGCCTGTGGTGGATGCTGCGGGCGCTCGGTCACGAGCGGATCTTCGTCCTCGACGGCGGCCTGGCCGCGGCGCTGGAAGCGGGTTTGACACCCACTGTCGAAGTGCCAGCCCAGGAGCCGCGTCCGCCCTATCCCGCAACGGACTGGCGGCTTCCCCTCGTCGACGCCGAGCGCGTGGAAGCCCTGAGCCTCGATCCGTCCCGGAAACTGCTGGACGTGCGCGCCGCCGAGCGGTGGCGCGGGGAGAACGAGACCTTCGACCCCGTGGCCGGCCACATCCCCGGTTCCGTCAACCTGCCGTGGACGGACAACCTGGGCCCCGACGGGCGGTTCAAGGCGCCGGAGGCCCTGCGCGCCCAGTACCAGGCGCTGCTGGGGGACATTCCGCCGGAGCAATTGGCGGTCCACTGCGGCAGCGGCGTGACCGCCTGCCATACGCTTCTTGCCCTGGAGATGGCGGGCCTGTCCGGCGCAGCCCTGTACGTGGGCAGTTGGAGCGAGTGGTGCCGCGGCGGCCGTCCCCAGAGCGGCGTCTCCGCATGA